A single Pseudomonas sp. HN11 DNA region contains:
- a CDS encoding tautomerase family protein yields MPFISVRITRDGVTQEQKARVIAEITQTMETVLNKDPHLTHIVIEEVDTDNWGYAGITTTAYRNRVE; encoded by the coding sequence ATGCCTTTCATCAGCGTTCGTATTACCCGTGATGGCGTCACCCAGGAGCAGAAAGCCCGGGTTATCGCCGAAATAACCCAAACCATGGAAACCGTGCTCAATAAGGACCCGCATCTTACCCATATCGTCATCGAAGAGGTGGATACGGATAACTGGGGCTACGCGGGAATCACCACCACCGCGTACCGAAACAGGGTCGAATAA
- a CDS encoding Lrp/AsnC family transcriptional regulator, with protein MDKYDRMLLSALLEDGRASYAQLARTVNLSAPAVAERVAKLEASGVITGYQAKVDLSKVGLPIQCVIELRLTNHGSQKVYDALAEIPELTECHRVTGDPCVIMQAAVGSMPELESLINRVAKFGFSKTSIILSSAIERRVPLGQLEGKNGG; from the coding sequence ATGGACAAATACGACCGCATGCTCCTCAGCGCTCTGCTCGAAGACGGCCGCGCGTCCTACGCGCAACTGGCCCGCACGGTAAACCTCTCCGCCCCCGCCGTGGCCGAGCGCGTGGCCAAGCTGGAGGCCAGCGGCGTGATCACCGGGTATCAGGCCAAGGTGGATTTGTCGAAAGTGGGGTTGCCGATTCAGTGTGTGATTGAGCTGCGGTTGACCAATCACGGCAGCCAGAAGGTATATGACGCGTTGGCGGAGATCCCTGAACTGACGGAGTGCCATCGGGTGACCGGCGATCCGTGTGTGATCATGCAGGCGGCGGTCGGGTCGATGCCGGAGCTGGAGAGCTTGATCAACCGCGTGGCGAAGTTCGGGTTCAGCAAGACCTCGATTATTTTGTCGAGCGCGATAGAGCGGCGGGTGCCGTTGGGGCAGTTGGAGGGCAAAAATGGTGGGTAA
- the yedA gene encoding drug/metabolite exporter YedA, giving the protein MPGPRRFPLPLIAAFFALYVIWGSTYLVIRIGVEYWPPLLLAGIRFCTAGALMYGFLRWRGVPAPTWPQWKAAGMIGLLLLTVGNGGVSVAEHMGVSSGVAALAVATVPLFTLLCGYFWGARNTRLEWAGVILGIIGIAMLNMGSTLQSSPMGAVLLLVAAASWAFGSVWSRQLPLPQGAMASAAEMLVAGVALLMVSALSGERLQAVPPLEGWLALAYLTVFGSIIAFNAYMYLLKHVRPAAATSYAYVNPAVAVLLGIVFVGETIGLEEALAMLVIISAVLLISLPQWRKPKPEIR; this is encoded by the coding sequence ATGCCTGGCCCACGTCGCTTTCCCTTACCGTTGATCGCCGCCTTTTTTGCGCTGTATGTGATCTGGGGGTCTACCTATCTGGTGATTCGCATCGGCGTGGAGTACTGGCCGCCGTTGTTGCTGGCGGGGATTCGGTTTTGCACGGCGGGGGCGTTGATGTATGGCTTCCTGCGCTGGCGCGGGGTGCCGGCGCCGACTTGGCCGCAGTGGAAGGCGGCCGGGATGATCGGTCTTTTGCTGCTCACCGTGGGTAATGGCGGCGTCAGTGTGGCGGAACACATGGGGGTGTCGTCCGGCGTCGCGGCGTTGGCCGTGGCGACCGTGCCGTTGTTCACCTTGCTGTGTGGGTATTTCTGGGGCGCGCGTAATACCCGTCTGGAATGGGCAGGGGTGATCCTGGGCATCATCGGCATCGCCATGCTCAACATGGGCAGCACGTTGCAATCGAGCCCGATGGGCGCTGTTTTGCTGTTGGTTGCGGCTGCCTCCTGGGCATTCGGTTCGGTGTGGAGCCGGCAATTGCCGCTGCCCCAAGGCGCCATGGCCAGTGCTGCGGAAATGCTGGTCGCCGGTGTGGCGCTGCTGATGGTGAGCGCGCTGTCTGGCGAACGCCTGCAGGCCGTGCCGCCGCTGGAAGGCTGGCTGGCCCTGGCCTACCTGACCGTGTTCGGCTCGATCATCGCCTTCAATGCCTATATGTACCTGCTCAAGCATGTACGCCCGGCGGCGGCGACCAGCTATGCCTACGTGAACCCGGCGGTCGCCGTATTGCTCGGTATCGTATTTGTCGGCGAGACCATCGGCTTGGAAGAAGCCTTGGCGATGCTGGTGATTATCAGCGCCGTGCTGTTGATCAGCCTGCCCCAGTGGCGAAAGCCCAAGCCGGAAATAAGGTAA
- a CDS encoding 3'-5' exonuclease — protein sequence MERIAVIDFETTGITPSSRCRATEIAVVILERGQIVDRYQSLMKTGVHVPAFIEQLTGISNAMLRSAPPAERVMNEVNEFVGVTPLLAHNAAFDQKFWDYELGLIRRTRLQKFACSLLLARRLMPAAPNHKLGTLNSYAQLPHTGKAHRAMADAEMAANLTAHLAQELRGTHGLRELSHDLLCTLQKVPAAKINEHLKKHRGF from the coding sequence TTGGAACGTATAGCGGTCATCGACTTTGAAACCACCGGCATCACCCCGAGCAGCCGTTGCCGGGCCACGGAAATCGCGGTGGTCATCCTTGAGCGTGGCCAGATCGTGGACCGCTACCAGAGCCTGATGAAAACCGGCGTGCACGTGCCCGCGTTCATCGAACAACTCACCGGCATCAGCAACGCCATGCTACGCAGCGCGCCGCCGGCGGAGCGGGTGATGAATGAGGTCAATGAATTTGTGGGTGTCACGCCGTTGTTGGCGCACAACGCCGCGTTCGACCAGAAGTTCTGGGATTACGAGTTGGGACTGATTCGCCGGACTCGTCTGCAAAAGTTCGCCTGTTCTCTGTTACTGGCCCGCCGCTTGATGCCCGCCGCACCGAACCACAAACTCGGCACCCTCAACAGCTACGCCCAACTGCCCCACACCGGCAAGGCTCACCGGGCGATGGCGGATGCGGAGATGGCGGCGAACCTCACGGCCCACCTGGCCCAGGAACTGCGCGGTACCCATGGCTTGCGTGAACTGTCCCATGATCTGCTGTGCACCTTGCAGAAAGTGCCGGCGGCGAAGATCAATGAGCATCTGAAGAAGCATCGCGGGTTCTAA
- a CDS encoding YciC family protein, whose translation MNPLDVLRDSFRFTQRNLGAIVQLCLPLVIFEALLQQVLNHVVGPDAFPGYSVVVGLLVYPLYTGALILFLDARTRGESPRTKDVWAMALTLWPRFALLTAMSTLLILLGLSLYFLPGLWLMVVLAFAEYLLVLRGMPALEAMKESFRLSRGHFWLILVCLLCVMTPLWLLKGASVAAYPTPAPLIGLLLDSAHSFLQLFTSVVLFRLFMLIGGDADAR comes from the coding sequence ATGAATCCGTTAGACGTGCTGCGCGACTCCTTCCGTTTCACCCAACGCAACCTGGGCGCCATCGTCCAACTGTGTCTGCCGCTGGTGATTTTCGAAGCCCTGCTGCAACAGGTGCTCAACCACGTCGTCGGCCCGGATGCGTTTCCCGGCTACAGCGTGGTGGTGGGGTTGCTGGTGTATCCGCTGTATACCGGCGCGCTGATCCTGTTTCTGGATGCTCGCACCCGTGGCGAGTCGCCGCGCACTAAAGATGTCTGGGCTATGGCTCTCACCCTGTGGCCGCGCTTCGCCCTGCTGACGGCGATGAGCACGCTGCTGATTCTGCTGGGGCTGTCGCTGTATTTCCTACCGGGGCTGTGGCTGATGGTGGTGCTGGCGTTTGCCGAGTACCTACTGGTGCTGCGCGGCATGCCCGCGCTGGAGGCAATGAAGGAAAGTTTCCGCCTGAGCCGTGGGCATTTCTGGCTGATCCTGGTGTGCCTGCTGTGCGTGATGACGCCGCTGTGGTTGCTCAAGGGCGCCAGCGTTGCAGCGTATCCAACACCTGCGCCGCTGATTGGCTTGTTGTTGGACAGCGCCCACAGCTTCCTCCAACTGTTTACCAGCGTGGTGCTGTTCCGTTTATTCATGCTGATCGGTGGCGATGCCGACGCGCGGTGA
- a CDS encoding DUF6124 family protein, producing the protein MVKVTPDPPRFLSEDALLNRRAINYYLKACAPDAPHFILNDNLSFEDALAHAADLLHCAVETVQDSAEVLSAQQRAVMHLVGMAKGVVDRALECVQPR; encoded by the coding sequence ATGGTCAAAGTCACCCCCGATCCACCCAGGTTCCTCAGCGAAGACGCCCTGCTCAATCGCCGAGCCATCAACTACTACCTCAAAGCCTGCGCCCCGGATGCGCCCCATTTCATTCTGAACGACAACCTGAGCTTCGAAGATGCCCTCGCCCATGCGGCGGATTTGCTGCATTGCGCGGTGGAGACGGTGCAGGACTCGGCTGAGGTGCTGAGCGCGCAGCAGCGGGCGGTGATGCATTTGGTGGGGATGGCGAAGGGGGTCGTGGATCGAGCCCTGGAGTGTGTACAGCCTCGATGA
- a CDS encoding TIGR02391 family protein, which produces MNLETKITTELWTSIRTNYDKQDFTGAILDAFHFLSDLIRKKSGAEGDGAALIGSALGGAAPKIKLNKLQSESELNIQRGMEMTLRGLYQTFRNPRSHEKFSDSEEDAQVIIVFIGYIVRQLDIAKSQFSREDFLKRVMDPDFFPNSRYSDLLVSEIPTGQLLEVFLDTYRAKTSGKIESLRHFFNSLLPKLNTEQLKQAYEVISDELKTADDETTIRYITGSLGESCWESLHETARLRIENRLIKSIKEGRYSTKQGRTLDGSLGTWAICIFNKMILKQEAIQAIYENLSSKNTERENYIFKFISTSLTKLSEQAPAGFDELFTKKIREGDERFHDAVIIGEFWNTQSKKLKEAMLSFTPALPTHDPFDDDIPF; this is translated from the coding sequence TTGAACCTAGAAACCAAAATAACAACTGAGCTGTGGACTTCTATAAGAACAAATTACGATAAACAAGATTTCACTGGAGCAATTTTGGATGCGTTCCACTTCCTAAGCGATCTCATCCGAAAAAAATCTGGCGCTGAGGGTGATGGTGCAGCCCTTATTGGAAGCGCACTGGGAGGCGCAGCTCCCAAAATAAAGCTCAACAAGCTGCAATCAGAATCAGAGCTAAATATACAAAGGGGTATGGAAATGACCCTACGCGGCCTGTACCAAACTTTCAGAAACCCACGAAGCCATGAGAAGTTCTCTGACTCCGAAGAAGATGCGCAAGTAATAATTGTATTCATTGGATACATAGTTCGGCAGCTGGACATCGCAAAATCGCAATTTTCGCGAGAAGATTTCTTAAAGAGAGTTATGGATCCTGACTTTTTCCCTAATAGCAGATATTCTGACCTCCTTGTTTCGGAAATCCCAACAGGCCAGTTACTAGAGGTTTTTCTCGATACATATAGAGCCAAGACGTCTGGAAAAATTGAAAGTCTGCGCCACTTCTTTAACTCCCTATTGCCGAAATTAAACACAGAACAACTCAAGCAAGCATATGAAGTCATATCAGATGAGCTCAAAACCGCAGATGACGAAACGACCATTCGATATATAACTGGATCCTTGGGAGAATCATGCTGGGAAAGCCTACATGAAACAGCACGTCTTAGAATTGAAAATCGCCTCATAAAATCTATAAAAGAAGGAAGATACAGTACAAAACAAGGGCGAACCTTGGACGGCTCACTTGGAACATGGGCTATATGTATTTTCAACAAAATGATTCTAAAACAGGAAGCAATTCAGGCGATTTACGAAAACCTAAGCTCAAAGAACACCGAACGAGAAAATTATATATTTAAATTCATATCAACAAGCCTGACTAAGCTTTCCGAACAAGCTCCTGCCGGCTTCGACGAGCTATTTACTAAAAAAATAAGGGAAGGGGATGAGCGTTTTCATGACGCAGTAATCATTGGTGAGTTCTGGAACACACAAAGCAAGAAGCTTAAAGAGGCCATGCTTTCCTTCACTCCTGCACTTCCGACACATGACCCATTCGACGACGATATCCCTTTCTGA
- a CDS encoding LabA-like NYN domain-containing protein: MKKIAVFADVQNLYYTVRQAYGCHFNYAALWADISARGQIVEAYAYAIDRGDSKQQQFQQILRNLGFTVKLKPYIQRSDGSAKGDWDVGITIDIMDAADHVDEIVLASGDGDFDMLLDRVIHKHGVEAVAYGVPGLTANSLIRAASRYVPIEGALLLK, encoded by the coding sequence GTGAAGAAAATTGCAGTGTTCGCCGATGTGCAAAACCTCTATTACACCGTCCGCCAGGCCTATGGTTGCCACTTCAACTACGCCGCGCTGTGGGCTGATATCAGCGCGCGTGGGCAGATCGTCGAGGCGTACGCGTATGCCATCGACCGTGGCGACAGCAAGCAGCAGCAATTCCAGCAGATCCTGCGCAACCTGGGCTTCACGGTAAAACTCAAGCCCTACATCCAGCGCAGCGACGGCTCGGCCAAGGGCGACTGGGACGTGGGCATCACCATTGACATCATGGATGCCGCCGACCACGTCGACGAAATCGTGCTGGCCTCTGGCGACGGTGATTTCGACATGCTGCTCGACCGGGTTATCCACAAGCATGGCGTCGAGGCCGTGGCCTATGGCGTACCGGGGCTGACGGCCAATTCATTGATACGCGCCGCCAGCCGGTATGTGCCGATTGAAGGCGCGTTGTTGCTCAAATAA
- a CDS encoding endonuclease/exonuclease/phosphatase family protein: MTRLLRITLLGLLIIAGLLTVLIYSLTWRPEAKETLPVSCVAPRAPTLLPGQALKVMTWNVQYLAGKNYVFWYDTTDGSGPDDRPTVEDMAASLDEVARVIRDEQPDILLLQELDENAKPSHYQDQLALLQERLVDLYPCSAQAFDWKADFVPDRHIFGSVGRKLATLSRYQIEHAERLQLPAPEANFISRQFQPKPALLLTYLPLSDGGQLAVLNTRLDGDAPGRNAVQEQVQTTVKLLDKFEGRGTPWLIGGDFNLLPLGQFLRLDAGKRGQYSPDSELHLLWDKYPMIPSNSQSSGIDREKWLTHFPNDPSVDGPDRTLDYLFYSPRLKRVEAKVRQEDTLRISNHLPVIARFLLPAAQ, encoded by the coding sequence ATGACCCGTTTATTGCGCATCACCTTGCTGGGCCTGCTGATCATCGCAGGCCTACTGACCGTCCTGATCTACAGCCTGACCTGGCGCCCCGAGGCGAAGGAAACCCTGCCGGTGAGCTGCGTCGCGCCGCGTGCGCCGACCCTATTGCCGGGGCAGGCACTCAAGGTCATGACCTGGAACGTGCAATACCTGGCCGGCAAGAATTACGTCTTCTGGTATGACACCACGGACGGCAGCGGCCCCGACGACCGCCCAACGGTTGAGGACATGGCCGCCAGCCTCGACGAAGTGGCGCGGGTGATCCGTGACGAACAACCCGATATCCTGCTGCTGCAGGAACTCGACGAAAACGCCAAGCCCTCCCATTACCAAGACCAGCTTGCCCTGTTGCAAGAGCGCCTGGTCGATCTCTACCCCTGCAGTGCCCAGGCCTTCGACTGGAAAGCCGACTTTGTGCCCGACCGGCATATCTTCGGCAGCGTCGGCCGTAAATTGGCGACCCTCAGCCGTTACCAGATCGAACACGCCGAACGCCTGCAACTGCCGGCGCCCGAAGCGAACTTCATCAGCCGCCAGTTCCAACCCAAGCCGGCCTTGCTGTTGACCTACCTGCCGCTGAGCGACGGTGGCCAACTGGCCGTGCTCAACACCCGCCTGGACGGCGACGCCCCTGGGCGCAACGCGGTGCAGGAGCAGGTACAAACCACGGTCAAGCTGCTGGATAAATTCGAAGGCCGCGGCACGCCCTGGCTGATCGGCGGCGACTTCAACCTGCTGCCCCTGGGCCAATTCCTGCGCCTGGACGCCGGCAAGCGTGGGCAATATTCGCCGGACAGCGAGCTGCATTTGCTGTGGGACAAATACCCGATGATCCCGAGCAACAGCCAATCCAGCGGGATTGACCGTGAGAAGTGGCTGACCCACTTCCCCAACGACCCGAGCGTCGACGGGCCGGACCGCACGCTCGATTACCTGTTCTACAGCCCGCGACTCAAGCGGGTGGAGGCGAAAGTACGGCAGGAGGACACGTTGCGCATTTCCAACCACCTGCCGGTGATCGCCCGGTTCCTGCTGCCCGCCGCACAATAA
- a CDS encoding TIGR03862 family flavoprotein, producing MPATAPSHVAIIGGGPAGLMAAEVLSQAGVRVDLYDGMPSVGRKFLLAGVGGMNITHSEAYPAFLSRYAERAPHMAPLLRGFGAETLCEWIHGLGIETFVGTSGRVFPTDMKAAPLLRAWLKRLRDQGVVIHTRHRWLGWNTDGDLLIHSPEGEQTVHSDAVLLALGGGSWSRLGSDGAWLKLLEDRGVPYAPLQPSNCGFEVSAWSELMVSKFAGAPLKNVAIGLGDDKPRLGECVVTASGIEGSLIYALSAPIREAINRDGAATVHIDLLPSKPLDKVQAALAKPRGSRSMSKHLHSQLGLDGVKAALLRELTPAGHFNDPAQLAVDIKALPLTLVKTRPMDEAISTAGGVPFEALDERLMLKQLPGVFCAGEMLDWEAPTGGYLLTGCFASGRAAGRGMLEWFKSRG from the coding sequence ATGCCCGCTACTGCTCCCTCCCACGTTGCCATTATCGGTGGCGGCCCTGCCGGGCTGATGGCCGCCGAAGTCCTGAGCCAGGCGGGCGTGCGGGTGGATCTGTACGACGGCATGCCTTCCGTGGGGCGCAAGTTCCTGCTGGCCGGTGTGGGTGGCATGAACATCACCCACTCCGAGGCGTATCCGGCGTTCCTGTCGCGCTATGCCGAACGTGCGCCGCACATGGCGCCGTTGCTGCGTGGTTTTGGGGCCGAGACGTTGTGCGAATGGATTCATGGCTTGGGCATCGAGACGTTTGTCGGCACCTCGGGACGGGTGTTTCCTACCGACATGAAAGCCGCGCCCCTGCTACGCGCCTGGCTCAAGCGCCTGCGCGACCAAGGCGTGGTTATCCACACCCGGCATCGCTGGCTGGGTTGGAATACCGACGGCGACTTACTTATCCACAGCCCCGAAGGCGAACAAACGGTCCACAGCGATGCGGTGCTGCTGGCCCTCGGTGGCGGCAGTTGGTCGCGCCTGGGTTCCGACGGTGCGTGGCTCAAGTTGCTGGAGGATCGCGGCGTGCCCTACGCCCCGCTGCAACCGAGCAACTGCGGTTTCGAGGTGTCGGCCTGGAGCGAGCTGATGGTCAGCAAATTCGCCGGCGCGCCGTTGAAAAACGTCGCCATTGGTTTAGGGGATGACAAGCCACGCCTCGGGGAATGCGTGGTCACCGCCAGCGGGATCGAGGGCAGCTTGATCTACGCGCTGTCAGCACCGATCCGCGAAGCGATCAACAGGGACGGGGCGGCCACCGTGCATATCGACCTGCTGCCGAGCAAGCCGCTGGACAAGGTTCAGGCCGCGTTGGCCAAACCCCGTGGCTCACGCTCGATGAGCAAACATCTGCACAGTCAGTTGGGGTTGGATGGGGTCAAAGCAGCGCTTTTGCGTGAGTTGACGCCTGCCGGACACTTCAATGATCCGGCGCAGTTGGCGGTGGATATCAAGGCGTTGCCGTTGACGCTGGTGAAGACCCGGCCGATGGATGAAGCGATCAGCACAGCGGGCGGCGTGCCATTTGAAGCGTTGGACGAGCGCTTGATGCTCAAGCAGTTGCCGGGGGTGTTTTGTGCAGGGGAGATGCTGGATTGGGAAGCGCCAACCGGGGGCTACTTGCTGACGGGGTGTTTTGCCAGCGGCAGAGCGGCTGGGCGGGGGATGTTGGAATGGTTTAAAAGCAGAGGTTAA
- a CDS encoding DEAD/DEAH box helicase, translating to MTFATLGLIEPLLRALETLGYQTPTPVQAQAIPAVLAGRDLMAAAQTGTGKTAGFAVPLLQLLTMEGPKVAANSARALILCPTRELAEQVHASVAEYAQNLPLTTYAVYGGVSINPQMMKLRKGVDILVATPGRLIDLFRQNALKLNQLQTLVLDEADRMLDLGFSEELANIYRMLPKKRQTLLFSATFSDEIRTLAGQMLNDPLSIEVSPRNVAANTVKQWVVPVDKKRKPELFVHLMRKGRWKQVLVFAKTRNGVDALVDKLQGLGINADGIHGDKPQATRQRALDRFKSSEVQILVATDVAARGLDIEDLPLVVNFDLPIVAEDYIHRIGRTGRAGNTGEAISLVCADEVNMLSAIEMLTRQTLNRHMEQDFEPEHRVPDTDASGQVVKKPKKPKKPKTSGGGGKRNLGKWVDSGEVAPAEPSIKPVRKVPVFNTGPRKKK from the coding sequence ATGACTTTCGCCACCCTTGGCCTGATCGAACCCTTGCTGCGCGCCCTTGAGACGCTTGGCTACCAGACCCCGACGCCGGTGCAGGCGCAAGCCATTCCGGCGGTGCTGGCCGGTCGCGACCTGATGGCTGCGGCCCAGACCGGCACCGGCAAGACCGCCGGCTTCGCCGTGCCGTTGTTACAATTGCTGACGATGGAAGGGCCGAAAGTCGCCGCCAACTCGGCACGCGCGCTGATCCTGTGCCCGACCCGCGAGCTGGCCGAGCAGGTGCACGCCAGCGTCGCCGAGTATGCGCAAAACCTGCCGCTGACCACTTACGCGGTGTACGGCGGCGTGAGCATCAACCCGCAGATGATGAAGCTGCGCAAAGGTGTCGACATCCTGGTCGCCACACCTGGCCGCCTGATCGACCTGTTCCGCCAGAACGCGCTGAAGCTCAACCAGTTGCAAACCCTGGTGCTGGACGAAGCCGACCGCATGCTCGACCTGGGCTTCTCCGAAGAGCTGGCGAACATTTATCGCATGCTGCCTAAAAAGCGCCAGACCCTGTTGTTCTCCGCGACCTTCTCCGATGAGATCCGCACGCTGGCCGGGCAGATGCTCAATGACCCGCTGAGCATCGAGGTCAGCCCGCGCAACGTCGCTGCCAACACCGTGAAGCAATGGGTGGTGCCGGTGGACAAGAAGCGCAAGCCGGAGCTGTTTGTGCACCTGATGCGCAAAGGCCGCTGGAAGCAGGTGCTGGTGTTCGCCAAGACCCGTAACGGCGTGGATGCGCTGGTGGATAAGTTGCAGGGCCTGGGCATCAATGCCGACGGCATCCATGGCGACAAACCCCAGGCGACCCGCCAACGCGCGCTGGACCGTTTCAAATCGAGCGAAGTGCAGATCCTGGTGGCCACCGACGTGGCGGCCCGTGGCCTGGATATCGAAGACTTGCCGCTGGTGGTCAACTTTGACCTGCCGATCGTGGCCGAGGACTATATCCACCGTATCGGCCGTACCGGCCGTGCGGGCAACACCGGTGAGGCAATTTCCCTGGTGTGTGCCGATGAGGTGAACATGCTGTCGGCCATCGAGATGCTGACGCGTCAGACCTTGAACCGCCACATGGAACAGGATTTCGAGCCGGAACATCGCGTGCCGGACACCGATGCCAGTGGGCAGGTGGTGAAGAAGCCAAAGAAACCGAAGAAGCCTAAGACCTCGGGCGGCGGCGGTAAGCGCAACCTGGGCAAGTGGGTGGACAGCGGGGAAGTGGCGCCGGCGGAGCCTTCGATCAAGCCGGTGCGCAAGGTGCCGGTGTTCAATACCGGGCCGCGTAAGAAGAAGTGA
- a CDS encoding DUF2076 domain-containing protein, translated as MNSEEQTLIDGLFSRLQQAETDSAPRDAQAEARIKEHMTRQPAAGYYMTQSILVQEHALKSLDAQNKQQAQQIQQLQDELQRAKSAQPAPASSGGFLSSIFGGGGSRDPQPAQSAPASSGGGWREPARPGFSQPAPQQNYQQPAPAAPVGSGFLGGAMKTAAGVAGGVLLAEGISSLFHHNQQPQVVEEIIEQPAPASDQGGWGNDDQKYAGNDNWGSNNSDSFADSDYSDDSSSFGDDDSFV; from the coding sequence ATGAACAGCGAAGAGCAAACCCTGATCGATGGACTGTTTTCACGGTTGCAACAAGCCGAAACGGACTCAGCTCCCCGCGACGCCCAGGCCGAAGCGCGGATCAAGGAGCACATGACGCGCCAACCGGCGGCCGGGTACTACATGACCCAGTCGATCCTGGTGCAAGAACACGCGCTCAAGAGCCTCGACGCGCAGAACAAGCAGCAGGCGCAACAAATCCAACAACTGCAGGACGAGCTGCAACGGGCCAAATCCGCGCAGCCTGCCCCGGCGAGCAGCGGCGGTTTCCTGTCGAGCATCTTTGGCGGCGGCGGTTCCCGTGACCCGCAACCTGCCCAAAGCGCGCCAGCGTCTTCCGGTGGCGGCTGGCGCGAACCGGCGCGGCCTGGGTTCAGCCAGCCGGCACCGCAGCAAAACTATCAACAACCTGCTCCAGCCGCTCCGGTCGGCAGCGGGTTCCTGGGTGGCGCGATGAAAACCGCTGCCGGCGTGGCCGGTGGTGTGTTGCTGGCCGAAGGCATCAGCAGCCTGTTCCACCACAACCAGCAACCGCAGGTGGTGGAGGAAATCATCGAGCAACCGGCACCGGCCAGTGATCAAGGCGGCTGGGGCAATGACGACCAGAAGTACGCCGGCAATGACAACTGGGGCAGCAACAATTCGGACAGCTTTGCCGACAGCGATTATTCCGACGACTCCTCTTCCTTCGGCGACGACGATTCCTTCGTCTGA